A stretch of the Perca flavescens isolate YP-PL-M2 chromosome 10, PFLA_1.0, whole genome shotgun sequence genome encodes the following:
- the cfl1 gene encoding cofilin-1 isoform X1, with the protein MASGVKVTDEVIAVFNDMKVRKAQANEDEKRKRKKAILFCMSKDLKNIVLDDGKEILLGDLGTTVQDPYQHFVKMLPPDDCRYALYDATYETKETKKEDLVFIFWAPESAPLKSKMIYASSKDAIKRKFEGIKHEWQVNGLEDLKDRHTLAEKLGGSSVVSLEGAPI; encoded by the exons ATG GCCTCCGGTGTGAAAGTCACAGATGAAGTTATCGCGGTCTTCAACGACATGAAGGTGCGTAAGGCTCAGGCGAACGAGgatgagaagaggaagaggaagaaggccATTCTGTTCTGCATGAGCAAGGACCTCAAGAACATTGTTCTGGATGATGGCAAAGAGATCCTGCTGGGTGACTTGGGAACCACCGTCCAGGACCCATACCAGCACTTTGTGAAGATGCTGCCCCCAGATGACTGCCGCTACGCCCTGTATGACGCCACCTATGAGACCAAAGAAACAAAGAAGGAGGACCTGGTCTTTATCTTCTG GGCTCCAGAAAGTGCCCCCTTAAAGAGCAAGATGATCTATGCCAGCTCAAAAGATGCTATCAAGAGAAAGTTTGAAG gtATTAAGCACGAGTGGCAGGTGAATGGTTTGGAAGACCTCAAAGATCGGCACACCCTGGCAGAAAAACTCGGCGGCTCGTCAGTAGTCAGCCTGGAAGGAGCCCCTATATAA
- the cfl1 gene encoding cofilin-1 isoform X2, producing the protein MKVRKAQANEDEKRKRKKAILFCMSKDLKNIVLDDGKEILLGDLGTTVQDPYQHFVKMLPPDDCRYALYDATYETKETKKEDLVFIFWAPESAPLKSKMIYASSKDAIKRKFEGIKHEWQVNGLEDLKDRHTLAEKLGGSSVVSLEGAPI; encoded by the exons ATGAAGGTGCGTAAGGCTCAGGCGAACGAGgatgagaagaggaagaggaagaaggccATTCTGTTCTGCATGAGCAAGGACCTCAAGAACATTGTTCTGGATGATGGCAAAGAGATCCTGCTGGGTGACTTGGGAACCACCGTCCAGGACCCATACCAGCACTTTGTGAAGATGCTGCCCCCAGATGACTGCCGCTACGCCCTGTATGACGCCACCTATGAGACCAAAGAAACAAAGAAGGAGGACCTGGTCTTTATCTTCTG GGCTCCAGAAAGTGCCCCCTTAAAGAGCAAGATGATCTATGCCAGCTCAAAAGATGCTATCAAGAGAAAGTTTGAAG gtATTAAGCACGAGTGGCAGGTGAATGGTTTGGAAGACCTCAAAGATCGGCACACCCTGGCAGAAAAACTCGGCGGCTCGTCAGTAGTCAGCCTGGAAGGAGCCCCTATATAA
- the prss23 gene encoding serine protease 23 isoform X2, which translates to MMTPRESSLLLTHLLLQLLLPLTLSLLHPPHPPAVHVPTLIPHAPMPLIRSRFSAQTQLDFTTHCNSSCFHRGEQEAQKEQLSDKLAFETLYADGSRTLTTVNVEGDEEFEEDHFAHPSPKRGPRVMPRHKRVRRQIYGADGRFNIQGDNFLLDYPFSTAVRISTGCTGVLVSQQHVLTAAHCVHDGKDYVKGARKLRVGFLIPPSINGTKVGLTSSKKPLVRWVRVKRTRVPKGWIQGPQEVSMDFDYALLELRWPHRRPFMRLSVAPSSDDLAGNRIHFSGFDSDRSGELVYRFCPVEEESSDLIYQHCDARPGASGSGVYGRMWDNSLERWERKVIGIFSGHQWLEIDGENRDYNVAVRITPLKFAQICYWVHGNRLDCVQD; encoded by the coding sequence ATGATGACGCCACGCGAGAGCTCCCTCCTGCTGACTCACctgctcctccagctcctcctccctctcacaCTGTCCCTTTTGCACCCTCCTCACCCTCCGGCTGTCCACGTCCCCACGCTCATTCCTCACGCACCGATGCCTCTCATCCGCTCCCGCTTCAGCGCTCAGACACAGCTGGACTTCACCACTCACTGCAACTCCAGCTGCTTCCACAGAGGAGAGCAGGAGGCCCAGAAGGAGCAGCTCTCAGATAAACTGGCTTTTGAGACGCTGTATGCTGACGGCTCCCGCACTCTCACCACTGTAAATGTGGAGGGCGACGAGGAGTTTGAAGAAGATCACTTCGCTCACCCTTCACCGAAGAGAGGACCAAGAGTGATGCCCAGGCACAAACGCGTGAGGCGGCAGATATATGGAGCAGACGGACGTTTTAACATCCAAGGTGACAACTTCCTGTTGGATTACCCTTTCTCCACCGCCGTGCGGATCTCCACCGGCTGCACCGGCGTTCTTGTATCTCAGCAGCACGTCCTCACAGCTGCCCACTGTGTTCATGATGGGAAGGATTATGTCAAGGGGGCGCGAAAGCTCAGGGTGGGATTCCTGATTCCTCCATCCATCAACGGCACCAAAGTCGGCCTCACTTCTTCCAAGAAGCCTCTGGTCCGCTGGGTGAGGGTGAAACGTACCCGTGTGCCAAAAGGCTGGATCCAGGGCCCTCAGGAGGTCAGCATGGACTTTGATTACGCTCTGCTGGAGTTGCGTTGGCCTCACCGGCGTCCCTTCATGCGCCTCTCTGTGGCTCCCTCCTCCGACGACCTGGCAGGGAATCGCATCCACTTCTCTGGCTTTGACAGCGACAGATCCGGGGAGCTGGTGTACAGGTTTTGTCCTGTGGAAGAAGAGTCCAGCGACCTGATATACCAGCACTGTGACGCCCGACCTGGAGCCAGCGGCTCTGGAGTGTATGGAAGAATGTGGGACAACAGTTTAGAGCGCTGGGAAAGGAAGGTCATCGGCATTTTCTCTGGACACCAGTGGCTGGAGATAGATGGGGAGAACCGGGATTACAATGTGGCCGTGCGCATCACTCCACTGAAATTTGCTCAGATCTGTTACTGGGTGCATGGTAACCGACTAGACTGTGTCCAAGACTAA
- the prss23 gene encoding serine protease 23 isoform X1, with the protein MIVRDSFDVFSFTMMTPRESSLLLTHLLLQLLLPLTLSLLHPPHPPAVHVPTLIPHAPMPLIRSRFSAQTQLDFTTHCNSSCFHRGEQEAQKEQLSDKLAFETLYADGSRTLTTVNVEGDEEFEEDHFAHPSPKRGPRVMPRHKRVRRQIYGADGRFNIQGDNFLLDYPFSTAVRISTGCTGVLVSQQHVLTAAHCVHDGKDYVKGARKLRVGFLIPPSINGTKVGLTSSKKPLVRWVRVKRTRVPKGWIQGPQEVSMDFDYALLELRWPHRRPFMRLSVAPSSDDLAGNRIHFSGFDSDRSGELVYRFCPVEEESSDLIYQHCDARPGASGSGVYGRMWDNSLERWERKVIGIFSGHQWLEIDGENRDYNVAVRITPLKFAQICYWVHGNRLDCVQD; encoded by the coding sequence TGTTTTCTTTCACCATGATGACGCCACGCGAGAGCTCCCTCCTGCTGACTCACctgctcctccagctcctcctccctctcacaCTGTCCCTTTTGCACCCTCCTCACCCTCCGGCTGTCCACGTCCCCACGCTCATTCCTCACGCACCGATGCCTCTCATCCGCTCCCGCTTCAGCGCTCAGACACAGCTGGACTTCACCACTCACTGCAACTCCAGCTGCTTCCACAGAGGAGAGCAGGAGGCCCAGAAGGAGCAGCTCTCAGATAAACTGGCTTTTGAGACGCTGTATGCTGACGGCTCCCGCACTCTCACCACTGTAAATGTGGAGGGCGACGAGGAGTTTGAAGAAGATCACTTCGCTCACCCTTCACCGAAGAGAGGACCAAGAGTGATGCCCAGGCACAAACGCGTGAGGCGGCAGATATATGGAGCAGACGGACGTTTTAACATCCAAGGTGACAACTTCCTGTTGGATTACCCTTTCTCCACCGCCGTGCGGATCTCCACCGGCTGCACCGGCGTTCTTGTATCTCAGCAGCACGTCCTCACAGCTGCCCACTGTGTTCATGATGGGAAGGATTATGTCAAGGGGGCGCGAAAGCTCAGGGTGGGATTCCTGATTCCTCCATCCATCAACGGCACCAAAGTCGGCCTCACTTCTTCCAAGAAGCCTCTGGTCCGCTGGGTGAGGGTGAAACGTACCCGTGTGCCAAAAGGCTGGATCCAGGGCCCTCAGGAGGTCAGCATGGACTTTGATTACGCTCTGCTGGAGTTGCGTTGGCCTCACCGGCGTCCCTTCATGCGCCTCTCTGTGGCTCCCTCCTCCGACGACCTGGCAGGGAATCGCATCCACTTCTCTGGCTTTGACAGCGACAGATCCGGGGAGCTGGTGTACAGGTTTTGTCCTGTGGAAGAAGAGTCCAGCGACCTGATATACCAGCACTGTGACGCCCGACCTGGAGCCAGCGGCTCTGGAGTGTATGGAAGAATGTGGGACAACAGTTTAGAGCGCTGGGAAAGGAAGGTCATCGGCATTTTCTCTGGACACCAGTGGCTGGAGATAGATGGGGAGAACCGGGATTACAATGTGGCCGTGCGCATCACTCCACTGAAATTTGCTCAGATCTGTTACTGGGTGCATGGTAACCGACTAGACTGTGTCCAAGACTAA